The following are encoded in a window of Castanea sativa cultivar Marrone di Chiusa Pesio chromosome 5, ASM4071231v1 genomic DNA:
- the LOC142635877 gene encoding cysteine proteinase inhibitor 1-like, with translation MKTQNCFYLLTLLTLSLYATTIGGKRGVLDDNEWHPIKNIKDQPYINVLGEFSVYEYNRRSKSQLQYVKVVKAATRSNNGTYYRLILEAKDGAATELYQAIWLERPWELLRNLTSFTPISNKL, from the coding sequence ATGAAGACCCAGAATTGCTTTTACCTTCTTACCCTTCTCACCCTTTCACTTTACGCAACAACCATTGGAGGCAAACGTGGTGTTCTTGATGACAATGAGTGGCATCCAATAAAGAACATCAAAGATCAACCTTACATCAATGTGCTCGGAGAGTTCTCGGTGTATGAGTACAACAGGAGGTCAAAGTCTCAGTTGCAGTACGTGAAAGTGGTGAAGGCCGCCACCCGATCCAATAACGGAACATATTACCGACTCATCTTGGAGGCTAAGGATGGTGCAGCCACCGAATTATACCAAGCTATTTGGTTGGAAAGGCCTTGGGAGCTTCTTAGGAACCTTACTTCGTTTACTCCTATATCAAATAAACTTTAA